A window of the Miscanthus floridulus cultivar M001 chromosome 14, ASM1932011v1, whole genome shotgun sequence genome harbors these coding sequences:
- the LOC136503113 gene encoding pre-mRNA-splicing factor cwc22-like: MERRGDASRKRPSTGDEEQIARPSSKRRGGIYVPPYRAIAEDDDAGEFGSTEYQRRSWNALRKSITGLVNKATAANVRHVAPELLAENLVRGRGLLCRALLRSQAACPDFTDVFAALAAVVNARLPCVGRLLLVRLVLRVRRAHASGNRHQLAAAAAFVAHLVNQGVAHDLLALELLALLLDRPTDGTVEVAVGFARECGAALGESCPRGLDAVFDNLRGILHDGDIDKRVQFMMEDLFAIRKARFRGHPPVRAELDLIEADDQVTHQVELSSSLEHGDELDPEVHLDVFEPSPSFAQDEAAYEDLKRTILGSAGDENLDQDQDQDQCSDDDDEASGDESAETELTIRDDTDTDLINLRRTIYLTLMSSVGSEEAGHKLLSVVRPGQELELCTMLVECCKKEKSYTSYYGRLAQRLCAIDRAYQAGFEACFAGQYSAAHRMATDELRASARLYAHLLAADALPWHAILGRVWVTEDDTTSSSRIFIKMLFQDLAEQLGIRALSNKMNGEDTAVRDALFPRDCAKNTRFAINFFTAIGLGGVTEDARKLIV; this comes from the coding sequence ATGGAGCGCAGAGGCGACGCGAGCCGCAAGCGTCCGAGCACGGGCGACGAGGAACAGATCGCGCGCCCGTCAAGCAAGCGCCGCGGCGGCATCTACGTCCCTCCGTACCGGGCCATCGCTGAAGACGACGACGCCGGCGAGTTTGGCAGCACCGAATACCAGCGCCGCAGCTGGAATGCGCTGAGGAAGAGCATCACCGGCCTCGTCAACAAGGCCACCGCTGCCAACGTCCGGCACGTGGCGCCGGAGCTGCTTGCCGAGAACCTCGTGCGCGGGCGCGGCCTCCTCTGCCGCGCCCTCCTCAGGTCCCAGGCGGCCTGCCCGGACTTCACGGACGTCTTCGCCGCGCTCGCGGCGGTCGTGAACGCCAGGCTCCCCTGCGTCGGCCGGCTGCTCCTCGTCCGCCTCGTGCTCCGCGTCAGGCGCGCCCACGCCAGCGGCAACAGGCACCAgctggcggccgcggccgcgttcGTGGCGCACCTGGTGAACCAGGGCGTGGCGCACGACCTGCTGGCGCTCGAGCTCCTCGCGCTGCTTCTCGACCGGCCGACGGACGGCACCGTGGAGGTCGCCGTGGGCTTCGCCAGGGAGTGCGGCGCCGCGCTCGGCGAGTCGTGCCCGCGAGGGCTCGACGCCGTGTTCGACAACCTGCGCGGCATCCTACACGACGGCGACATCGACAAACGCGTCCAGTTCATGATGGAGGATCTCTTTGCCATCCGGAAAGCGCGGTTCCGGGGTCACCCTCCCGTCCGGGCAGAGCTGGATCTCATCGAGGCAGACGACCAGGTGACTCATCAGGTGGAGCTCTCCTCGTCGCTCGAGCATGGTGATGAGCTCGATCCGGAGGTCCATCTTGACGTGTTTGAGCCCAGCCCTTCCTTCGCGCAAGACGAGGCAGCGTACGAGGACCTCAAGAGAACCATACTCGGATCAGCCGGAGACGAAAATCTGGATCAGGATCAGGATCAGGATCAGtgcagcgacgacgacgacgaagcaTCAGGTGACGAGTCCGCCGAAACCGAGCTGACCATCCGCGATGACACCGACACCGATCTAATCAACCTCCGGCGGACCATATACCTCACACTCATGTCGAGCGTCGGGTCCGAGGAAGCCGGGCACAAGCTCCTGTCCGTCGTGCGACCCGGCCAGGAGCTGGAGCTCTGCACCATGCTCGTCGAGTGCTGCAAGAAGGAGAAGTCGTACACGAGCTACTACGGCCGCCTCGCCCAGCGGCTGTGCGCCATCGACCGCGCGTACCAGGCCGGCTTCGAGGCCTGCTTCGCCGGGCAATACTCGGCAGCGCACCGCATGGCGACCGACGAGCTGCGCGCCTCCGCCAGGCTCTACGCGCACCTGCTGGCGGCCGACGCGCTTCCGTGGCACGCCATTCTTGGGCGCGTCTGGGTCACGGAGGACGACACCACGTCGTCGTCACGCATCTTCATCAAGATGCTGTTCCAGGACCTCGCGGAGCAGCTCGGGATACGGGCGCTTAGCAACAAGATGAACGGCGAGGACACCGCGGTGCGAGACGCCCTCTTCCCCAGAGACTGCGCCAAGAACACGCGCTTTGCCATTAATTTCTTCACCGCAATCGGCCTGGGAGGGGTCACCGAAGACGCCAGGAAGCTCATTGTGTAG